A single Bacillus sp. HMF5848 DNA region contains:
- a CDS encoding tripartite tricarboxylate transporter substrate-binding protein gives MQRFLKVGLVLLMALVVVVASVGCQQKSEGTSGEAKSGSASGKKETVKIIVPYGVGGTADAIARKYGKVAGDLYPEYEFVVEQKTGGDGFVGAAYFQNVDPDKKELFLLGYGNAYRHEFGKKYGTEDVPYDLSAFKPLAYVDDRTWILYGNPGDTLDDVIEKAKAGTLKMSGGNPLSDPHLALGALLAVDGGKVTVVGYDGGAAQKQGLVSGEVDVFIGTTQAGMEEVEAGTLIPLLAFSENGYEGLVDPNGPVSVPGLVTNKHTALDANKDYSSSIVPAGGFLAGRTGMDQAWADKVIEISKAVWNEPEYHEWIAEIGLNRFEIYGDDAQAALESGIKKADEAFKLLSGK, from the coding sequence ATGCAAAGATTTCTCAAGGTGGGGTTAGTATTACTAATGGCGTTGGTTGTAGTGGTTGCATCAGTGGGATGCCAGCAAAAGAGCGAAGGCACGTCTGGCGAAGCAAAGTCAGGCTCCGCATCAGGAAAGAAGGAAACAGTTAAGATCATAGTTCCTTACGGTGTTGGTGGGACAGCTGATGCTATCGCTAGAAAGTATGGAAAGGTTGCGGGCGATCTATATCCAGAGTATGAGTTCGTTGTAGAACAAAAAACTGGTGGGGACGGATTTGTTGGAGCAGCTTACTTCCAGAATGTGGATCCTGATAAAAAAGAATTATTTTTACTTGGTTATGGTAACGCTTACAGACATGAATTTGGTAAAAAATACGGCACTGAGGACGTTCCTTATGATTTAAGTGCATTCAAGCCATTAGCGTATGTAGATGATAGAACTTGGATTCTTTATGGTAATCCTGGGGATACTCTTGACGATGTAATTGAAAAAGCAAAAGCTGGCACTTTGAAAATGTCAGGTGGAAATCCACTTTCTGATCCTCATTTAGCGCTTGGTGCTTTGCTAGCAGTTGATGGTGGAAAAGTAACAGTTGTTGGCTATGATGGTGGTGCTGCACAAAAGCAAGGTCTTGTATCTGGTGAAGTTGACGTATTTATCGGAACAACACAAGCAGGTATGGAGGAAGTTGAAGCAGGTACTTTAATTCCACTGTTAGCTTTCTCTGAAAACGGTTACGAAGGGTTAGTAGATCCTAATGGTCCTGTGAGTGTTCCTGGTTTAGTGACTAACAAGCATACGGCACTTGATGCTAACAAAGATTATTCTAGTTCAATTGTACCTGCTGGTGGCTTCCTTGCTGGTCGTACTGGAATGGATCAAGCGTGGGCTGACAAAGTTATTGAAATCAGTAAAGCAGTTTGGAATGAACCAGAATACCATGAGTGGATTGCAGAAATTGGTCTAAACCGTTTTGAAATTTATGGAGATGATGCTCAAGCAGCATTAGAATCTGGAATTAAAAAGGCAGACGAAGCGTTTAAATTGCTTAGCGGTAAGTAG
- a CDS encoding tripartite tricarboxylate transporter TctB family protein, whose protein sequence is MKIRTNLTSGIVFAIFSIIFILLVPSQVSIPAYDNGGPSPRIIPYIVLWGTLICSIGLIIQSLVFKKEKIIEFNFKVEKAALIILGIILLFGTIMLTFGFILAVVIVLPLMLYALGERKPFIYGFTVLGGVGVYYLFIEIFNITLPMFGG, encoded by the coding sequence ATGAAAATTCGCACTAATTTAACCAGTGGAATAGTCTTTGCTATATTCAGCATTATCTTTATTCTGCTAGTTCCTTCGCAAGTATCAATTCCAGCGTATGACAATGGTGGTCCGAGCCCTCGTATAATCCCTTATATTGTACTATGGGGCACATTAATCTGTTCGATTGGATTAATCATTCAAAGTCTTGTGTTTAAAAAAGAAAAAATTATTGAATTTAATTTTAAGGTCGAAAAAGCAGCACTCATCATACTCGGAATCATACTTTTGTTTGGCACTATTATGCTGACTTTCGGGTTTATCTTAGCTGTAGTTATCGTGTTACCTCTTATGCTGTATGCTCTTGGCGAAAGAAAACCTTTTATTTACGGATTTACCGTACTTGGAGGGGTAGGCGTATATTACCTGTTTATCGAGATTTTTAATATTACTCTCCCTATGTTTGGAGGTTAA